A genome region from Coffea arabica cultivar ET-39 chromosome 7e, Coffea Arabica ET-39 HiFi, whole genome shotgun sequence includes the following:
- the LOC113700888 gene encoding cytochrome P450 81Q32-like codes for MGLVSFAQPSRETLRCYPAAPMLVPHESSDDCKIGGYNIPRGTILLVNSWAVHKDPNVWDDPTIFKPERFKGLQVQPSKLIPLGMGRRSCPGSGLAQRVVGLALGSLIQSFDWKRISEKEIDLAEGTRVSIPKAKPLEKTCFRN; via the exons ATGGGCCTTGTCTCTTTTGCTCAACCATCCCGAG AAACACTTCGGTGTTACCCAGCAGCACCAATGCTAGTACCACATGAGTCGTCCGATGACTGTAAAATTGGGGGATACAATATTCCGCGAGGCACAATTTTGCTAGTTAATTCATGGGCAGTTCACAAGGACCCAAACGTTTGGGATGATCCAACAATCTTCAAGCCAGAGAGATTCAAAGGCTTGCAGGTTCAGCCATCAAAGCTGATTCCATTGGGGATGGGAAGGAGATCTTGCCCTGGTTCTGGCCTAGCACAGCGGGTGGTGGGTTTGGCCTTGGGATCTCTAATTCagagttttgattggaaaagaattaGCGAGAAGGAGATTGATCTGGCTGAAGGGACAAGAGTGTCCATACCAAAAGCCAAGCCACTAGAAAAAACAtgttttagaaattaa
- the LOC113700889 gene encoding putative late blight resistance protein homolog R1A-3 translates to MDIPSTSNTGCFDFALDDYLHSYHTSSSNSTSCFDLAFDCLVEFDCLAELKKSYYSGNIGRFLKYLRIKVRLLKIFFLYAKKCRRRRNCEALLEHDQEDKGNIISESLRFRIQDVIIKMIHDLQSTYLLYKHSGEPDLNIVHSALTRSLENIIVFLETDIKKSCSIIFFNYYSPGDPRLVMDLIESLLETLECHLFGHHMEPIRQKLMPLRNLIRFATVLGVECEQLIDLLTHVAVVAAHLISVCQFVSDRLTATSVRVDTINQMAFEIHQMIHKKINPLDPQTREIYIHVLAASKKQSRSLNALVLEENEHPVVVEFVSSLLDYLMDLLGSYASFQVLVKGQMLKLYQGIKYLSILLKREEKLGDKIKDLIGVVVCDAGILIFSLSVNEIKEGLPKDTEIGLFHLHRVLKYLMAEVAHNYPLTSPYSSFHYPRCNELCCMDFFLENLKELGRSDEADDSIVFLLDRIQMVQEDLLFLRSFLENIKDQRYHDGKLQAFWSHVMEATYKVELLIDSTLVGDNCQDSLVAVANDINCLKIKALEIQNGQTQRVNKTSIQIPTQLTATTHNEDLVGLDDAVETITHRLTRGSKQLDVVPIVGMPGLGKTTLANKVYTAPSVRSHFHVCGWCCVSQTYSTRILLVQLLCSISSKSTDGFLEMDENDLALQLKQVLLRTRYLLVLDDLWDVEAWNLLEKLLPNDVNGSRILFTSRFQNLSLQSKPDIKSYHLRQLTDEESWTLLQKKLFHKENCPPTLSKVGSRIAKSCRGLPLTIVLVAGILANTAQDCWEEVAKCLSSSVLDNEYCMKTLELSYGHLPDYLKPCLLYFGAFKEDEVINVRRLLWRWISEGFVQQTEGKSLEEVAYDHLMSLINRSLVLVSRQRTRGGVQACQIHDLVYEFCVEKSNEESFLHIIDSWKDPFSLTGPSNPHRVYVHNTRELKIWELMLIFPSLRSLLLFGDNYCEPKVEDLGILLPKLLRVLDLGDLKFYESFPMEVLLLVHLRHLALCKTRSIPAAIDNLSRLETLTVNGPYLQIVLPDAIWNIKTLSNLSIEPHGTKDYTHGFIFRVGNLEVYPNLDHLNTLNLVIDSSSKSLQKLLTKLPSIRRLKCAGPVNLYKTTKNCDEILEFDCLSQLESLRLIRLRGYGFKFPLNLKKLVLSWNSQPWTEISKIGKLPNLEVLKLLNYSFVGEEWVMKEGEFPNLRVLELLELGIRNWTAFSDSFSRLEKLVVHSCPYLEKVPSCLGECETLEMIEVKWCRMSVVNSIKQIQQEQIDMGNEDLKIVLEGRYEYDTSISSEAESIPSEAGEISSERESISSHHT, encoded by the coding sequence ATGGACATCCCCTCTACAAGTAACACCGGTTGCTTTGATTTTGCTTTAGATGATTATCTGCACTCGTATCATACCTCCTCTAGCAATAGCACTAGTTGCTTTGATCTTGCTTTTGATTGTCTTGTCGAGTTTGACTGTCTTGCTGAGCTTAAGAAGTCCTACTATTCCGGGAACATTGGCAGATTCCTCAAGTACCTGAGGATAAAGGTAAGATTATTGAAAATCTTTTTCTTATATGCCAAAAAGTGCAGGAGGAGGAGGAACTGTGAAGCGCTTTTGGAGCATGATCAAGAGGACAAGGGTAATATTATATCTGAAAGTTTGAGATTCAGAATTCAAGATGTGATTATCAAGATGATTCATGATCTTCAGTCTACCTATCTTTTATACAAACATTCTGGTGAGCCAGATCTTAACATTGTACATAGTGCGCTGACCAGGTCCCTAGAAAATATCATTGTGTTCCTTGAGACAGACATCAAGAAATCATGCTCCATCATCTTCTTCAACTATTACTCACCGGGAGATCCCCGACTAGTTATGGATCTTATTGAGTCCCTTTTAGAGACTCTAGAGTGTCATTTATTTGGACACCACATGGAACCCATTAGACAGAAGCTAATGCCCTTAAGGAATCTCATTCGCTTTGCTACAGTGCTAGGTGTTGAGTGTGAGCAATTGATAGATCTCTTGACTCACGTTGCAGTTGTGGCTGCACACCTGATTTCTGTATGTCAGTTTGTTAGTGATAGACTGACTGCAACTTCTGTACGTGTTGATACAATCAATCAAATGGCCTTTGAAATACATCAGATGATACACAAGAAGATAAATCCCCTTGATCCCCAAACCCGAGAAATTTACATCCATGTCCTGGCAGCCTCAAAGAAACAATCAAGATCATTAAACGCTTTAGTCCTTGAGGAGAATGAGCATCCAGTGGTAGTCGAGTTTGTTAGTTCTCTCCTGGATTATCTTATGGATCTACTAGGATCTTATGCTAGCTTTCAGGTTCTAGTGAAGGGTCAAATGCTAAAACTCTATCAGGGAATAAAGTATCTGAGTATCCTTCTTAAACGGGAGGAGAAACTAGGTGATAAAATAAAGGATCTCATTGGAGTTGTAGTCTGTGATGCAGGAATTTTGATCTTCTCCCTTTCTGTCAATGAAATCAAAGAAGGTTTGCCCAAGGACACAGAAATTGGGCTGTTTCATTTGCACAGAGTTCTCAAGTATTTGATGGCAGAGGTTGCACACAATTATCCACTAACATCACCATATTCATCATTTCATTATCCTAGATGCAATGAGTTATGCTGTATGGATTTTTTCCTAGAAAATCTCAAGGAGCTAGGAAGGAGTGATGAGGCTGATGATTCCATTGTTTTCCTATTAGATAGAATCCAAATGGTCCAGGAAGATCTCCTATTCTTGAGATCTTTCCTAGAGAATATCAAGGATCAGCGGTATCATGATGGAAAACTTCAAGCTTTCTGGAGTCATGTTATGGAAGCTACTTACAAGGTAGAGTTACTGATTGACTCAACACTTGTTGGTGATAATTGCCAAGATTCTCTGGTTGCTGTTGCTAATGATATCAATTGTCTGAAGATTAAGGCCCTGGAGATCCAAAATGGTCAAACCCAGAGAGTTAACAAGACTTCCATTCAGATACCAACACAACTTACTGCCACCACACACAATGAGGATCTAGTGGGTCTCGATGATGCGGTGGAAACTATCACTCATCGACTTACGAGAGGATCAAAGCAGTTGGATGTTGTTCCCATCGTGGGAATGCCTGGGCTAGGTAAGACCACATTAGCCAATAAAGTTTATACTGCTCCTTCAGTTCGGTCACATTTCCATGTTTGTGGCTGGTGTTGTGTTTCTCAAACGTACAGCACTCGCATATTGTTAGTTCAGCTTTTGTGTAGTATTTCTTCTAAGAGTACTGACGGATTTCTTGAGATGGATGAAAATGATTTAGCTCTGCAGCTAAAGCAAGTTTTACTGAGAACTAGGTATCTCCTTGTTTTGGATGACTTGTGGGACGTTGAGGCATGgaatttgttggaaaaattgttgCCGAATGATGTCAATGGAAGCAGGATTCTCTTCACCAGCAGATTTCAGAACTTGTCTCTACAATCCAAACCTGATATCAAATCTTACCATCTCCGCCAACTTACTGACGAAGAGAGTTGGACATTGCTGCAGAAAAAGCTATTTCACAAAGAAAATTGTCCTCCAACACTAAGTAAAGTTGGATCTCGAATAGCAAAATCTTGTAGGGGTTTACCCCTCACAATTGTCCTTGTTGCTGGAATTCTTGCTAATACTGCGCAAGATTGTTGGGAAGAAGTTGCAAAATGTCTGAGTTCTAGTGTTCTTGACAATGAATATTGCATGAAGACACTTGAGTTGAGTTATGGTCATTTACCAGATTATTTGAAGCCATGCCTTCTATACTTTGGTGCATTTAAAGAAGATGAGGTTATTAATGTCCGAAGGTTGTTATGGCGTTGGATCTCTGAAGGATTTGTGCAGCAGACTGAAGGAAAGAGTTTAGAAGAAGTGGCTTACGACCACTTGATGTCTCTAATTAATAGAAGTTTAGTTCTGGTTTCCAGACAAAGAACTAGGGGTGGTGTTCAAGCCTGCCAAATTCATGATTTGGTATACGAGTTTTGTGTGGAAAAATCCAACGAAGAAAGTTTTCTACATATCATTGATAGTTGGAAAGACCCTTTTAGTCTTACTGGACCAAGCAACCCACACCGAGTTTATGTTCACAATACCAGGGAATTGAAGATTTGGGAGTTAATGCTAATTTTTCCCAGTTTACGCTCTTTACTCTTGTTTGGAGATAATTATTGCGAACCAAAAGTGGAGGATTTGGGGATTTTGTTGCCTAAACTTCTTAGAGTGCTGGATTTGGGGGATTTGAAATTTTATGAATCATTTCCGATGGAAGTTTTATTGCTTGTTCACTTGAGACATCTGGCGCTTTGTAAAACAAGATCCATCCCGGCTGCGATAGACAACCTCTCAAGGTTAGAAACTCTTACCGTAAATGGGCCGTATCTTCAGATTGTGCTGCCGGATGCTATATGGAACATTAAGACCTTGAGTAATCTAAGTATTGAGCCACATGGGACTAAAGATTATACTCATGGTTTTATTTTTCGAGTTGGAAATCTTGAAGTATACCCAAATTTAGATCATTTAAATACTTTAAACCTTGTAATTGATTCCTCTTCTAAAAGCTTGCAAAAGCTATTGACAAAGTTACCAAGCATTCGCAGGCTAAAATGTGCAGGACCGGTCAACCTctataaaactaccaaaaattgCGACGAGATTCTTGAGTTTGACTGTTTAAGTCAACTAGAATCACTTCGTTTGATTCGTCTTAGGGGATATGGATTTAAATTCCCGctgaatttgaagaagttggtGCTCTCATGGAATAGTCAACCATGGactgaaatttcaaaaattggAAAGCTGCCCAATCTTGAAGTGCTTAAATTACTCAATTACTCCTTCGTTGGGGAAGAATGGGTAATGAAAGAAGGGGAGTTCCCTAACCTCCGAGTCTTGGAATTGTTAGAATTGGGCATTCGCAACTGGACTGCATTTTCTGATAGTTTTTCCCGTCTTGAGAAATTGGTGGTGCACTCGTGCCCGTACCTGGAGAAGGTCCCTTCTTGTTTAGGGGAATGTGAGACTCTGGAAATGATTGAAGTGAAATGGTGTCGTATGTCTGTTGTAAATTCAATAAAGCAAATTCAGCAAGAACAGATAGATATGGGAAATGAGGATCTAAAGATCGTACTTGAAGGTCGTTATGAATATGATACATCCATTTCCTCAGAAGCAGAGTCAATTCCATCAGAAGCTGGGGAGATTTCCTCAGAAAGAGAGTCTATTTCCTCTCATCACACTTGA